One Microcaecilia unicolor chromosome 4, aMicUni1.1, whole genome shotgun sequence genomic region harbors:
- the LOC115467816 gene encoding zinc finger protein 271-like, which yields MVSSCKLPALQSTAGREPGLTTQLSGRLSVSHRPASDGMTDTDLGQLPIRQEPHEGFLEDVAYPGCNGAEGTEDAFSDNPEDFIQRITVDDENCVQYAATCRKLVMCQECGKNFSHQSVLNRHLKIHTGQRPFTCSECEKTFTRSADLIRHQRSHSGERPFSCGQCEKSFSRSTALTVHTRIHTGERPFPCDQCGKSFTSHSALMRHLRIHVTDQLFICNECGKSFSQNAYLAEHQRVHSGQRPFTCDNCQNTYIRRSDLIKHQRSHTGERPFACAECAKGFLRSADLLRHQITHTEERPYACNQCEKSFKWKLSLHKHQRVHNGAGGYPYAERKRKSRRQTSAGDLPCPQSVEDPYICTECGEGFTCSSALVIHKRCHSSDRPFACGQCEKRYGQRSELAKHERVHTGERPFACQDCTKTFVSGSDLIRHQRIHTGERPYSCSHCQKRFKWSSALSVHLQIHVGSSPSRVHSVAEGFARNVTDGTAENAQPPLSPPLQLDCPLPHTL from the exons CGGCTGTCCGTCAGCCACAG ACCAGCGAGTGACGGAATGACAGATACTGACCTTGGGCAGCTTCCCATCAGACAGGAGCCACATGAAGGTTTCTTAGAGGACGTGGCTTACCCGGGTTGCAACGGTGCAGAAGGCACTGAGGACGCGTTCTCTGACAACCCGGAAGACTTCATCCAACGGATCACTGTGGATGATGAGAACTGTGTCCAGTATGCGGCTACCTGCAGGAAGCTGGTAATGTGCCAGGAGTGTGGTAAGAACTTCAGCCACCAGTCTGTGCTGAACCGGCACCTGAAGATTCACACTGGCCAGCGTCCTTTCACCTGCAGCGAGTGTGAGAAGACTTTCACCCGCAGCGCCGACCTGATCCGCCACCAACGCAGCCACTCGGGAGAACGGCCCTTCAGCTGCGGCCAGTGTGAGAAGAGCTTCAGCCGCAGCACGGCACTGACCGTCCACACGCGCATTCACACAGGCGAGCGCCCCTTCCCCTGCGATCAGTGCGGCAAGAGCTTCACCTCGCACTCCGCCCTGATGCGTCACCTGCGCATCCACGTCACTGATCAGCTCTTCATCTGCAACGAGTGCGGGAAAAGCTTCAGTCAAAACGCCTACCTGGCGGAGCACCAGAGGGTGCACAGCGGCCAGCGCCCCTTCACCTGTGACAACTGCCAAAACACTTACATCCGCCGCTCCGATCTCATCAAGCACCAACGCAGCCACACGGGCGAGCGGCCCTTTGCGTGTGCGGAATGCGCCAAGGGCTTCCTGCGCAGCGCAGACCTGCTCCGCCACCAGATCACGCACACGGAGGAGCGGCCCTACGCCTGTAACCAATGCGAAAAGAGCTTCAAGTGGAAACTGTCCCTTCACAAACACCAGCGTGTCCACAATGGTGCCGGGGGTTACCCCTATGCCGAACGCAAGAGGAAGTCTCGCCGCCAGACTTCTGCAGGAGACCTCCCGTGCCCCCAGAGTGTGGAGGACCCTTACATCTGCACCGAATGTGGCGAGGGTTTCACGTGCAGCTCGGCACTGGTTATTCACAAACGTTGCCACTCCAGCGACAGGCCCTTCGCTTGCGGCCAGTGTGAGAAGCGCTATGGCCAGCGTTCGGAGCTGGCTAAGCATGAGAGGGTCCACAcgggggagcgaccctttgcctGCCAGGACTGCACCAAGACCTTTGTATCCGGCTCGGACCTGATCcgccaccagagaatccacaccgGGGAGCGGCCCTACAGCTGCAGCCATTGTCAGAAAAGGTTCAAGTGGAGCTCGGCCCTGTCGGTCCACTTGCAGATTCACGTGGGGAGCAGCCCTTCCCGTGTACACAGTGTGGCAGAAGGTTTTGCCAGAAATGTTACTGACGGCACTGCTGAAAATGCACAACCTCCCCTGAGCCCACCTTTACAGCTGgactgccctctcccccataccCTGTGA